A single Manduca sexta isolate Smith_Timp_Sample1 chromosome 11, JHU_Msex_v1.0, whole genome shotgun sequence DNA region contains:
- the LOC115442016 gene encoding stress response protein NST1, with protein MHITYWGILASVLLFSVNAGRYDQGPQQFFEPSAPSQVVPNYETKDIVLYLTPSQVQALEAGGAELRPQEDDSEQLYPVKTDQEQEEESEQSNDKVEEENYADQKLKEISELEEIFRILNKQIEEDAKKIHGDSYSGQISGKENGQEQEEDIEEEQQAEEKQLGEQDEAHQEEKQIGNFRKIPSRFGVLQRYRLEKYFSPSVSKKQNQHQQDSSLPSLPYYKKSYRFQEQTDKKSDRDGIKENVNSLQDKYKVTPAEEESQEENKQKLQVDLGQEQLAELLNPISENNKILQFISEHRGQLVHNELQLYKKLQELKAAPKHHQRKYETEIERLRTNLQAQNALETAEALARATRFSPKEQFDENNFQLDNDNRENLPSGFRSFTFRRPQQFAPLEVSTPIPVPVIKSSRIEIKTPVLIKPVRLGHAAARNKAFLKVNNSYEQQAIPVIIDRQVADSSKHEESTITRHLWEH; from the exons ATGCATATAACA TATTGGGGGATACTAGCTTCAGTCTTACTGTTTTCAGTAAACGCAGGCCGTTACGACCAAGGCCCTCAACAATTTTTTGAACCATCAGCGCCTTCACAAGTGGTACCTAATTATGAAACAAAAgatattgtgttatatttaacACCTAGCCAAGTTCAGGCGCTTGAAGCGGGCGGAGCTGAACTCAGACCGCAAGAGGACGATTCTGAACAATTATATCCAGTGAAAACTGATCAGGAACAGGAAGAAGAATCCGAGCAAAGTAATGATAAAGTAGAAGAAGAAAATTATGCTGATCAGAAGCTAAAAGAGATTTCAGAGCTTGAAGAAATTTTCAgaattctaaataaacaaattgagGAAGATGCTAAAAAGATTCATGGGGACAGTTACAGTGGGCAAATATCAGGAAAAGAAAATGGACAAGAACAGGAAGAAGATATTGAAGAAGAACAACAAGCGGAAGAAAAGCAATTAGGAGAACAGGATGAAGCTCATCAAGAAGAAAAACAAATTGGCAACTTTCGGAAAATTCCTTCAAGGTTTGGAGTTCTTCAAAGATATCgcttggaaaaatatttttcaccatcagtttctaaaaaacaaaaccagCATCAGCAGGATAGTAGTCTACCATCTCTCCCCTACTATAAAAAATCTTACCGTTTCCAAGaacaaacagataaaaaatCGGACAGAGACGGCATTAAGGAAAATGTAAATAGTTTGCAAGATAAGTACAAAGTAACTCCCGCTGAAGAAGAATCTCAAGAAGAAAATAAGCAAAAGCTACAAGTAGACCTCGGACAGGAGCAATTGGCAGAATTACTTAATCCCATATCAGAAAATAATAAGATCTTGCAGTTTATCTCAGAGCATAGGGGACAGTTGGTTCATAACGAATTACAACTGTATAAAAAACTACAAGAACTAAAGGCGGCACCTAAACATCACCAGCGAAAATATGAAACTGAAATCGAAAGACTGAGGACAAATTTACAAGCACAAAATGCACTTGAAACAGCTGAAGCTTTAGCCAGGGCAACACGTTTCTCACCTAAAGAGCAATTCGATGAAAATAATTTCCAACTTGATAATGACAACCGTGAAAATTTACCGTCAGGATTTAGAAGTTTCACATTTAGGCGCCCCCAACAATTTGCACCTCTCGAAGTATCGACACCAATACCAGTTCCCGTAATCAAAAGTTCAAGAATTGAAATCAAGACTCCCGTGCTAATAAAACCCGTGAGACTTGGACATGCTGCAGCCCGTAATAAAGCCTTCCTAAAGGTAAATAATTCTTATGAACAACAAGCTATTCCAGTGATAATAGACAGACAAGTTGCTGATAGCAGTAAGCATGAAGAGTCAACGATTACTCGCCATTTGTGGgagcattaa
- the LOC115442947 gene encoding histidine-rich glycoprotein has protein sequence MKYHIFLGFIAVVAAYPGIIHDEAPQIEAKYDHHALIGESGHHHQVEHEHAKSHQSIKFEHFHPVPVYVKKEHSHLLKHPLEKGKSEQNLKLIHPEAQHSHGGGLVLEDDRHDTEHHIAGLEHGGLEHGGLEHGGFEHGGFEHGGYEHHVAGGLEGYEGGEGLKGYAELHQPEAHGHYYEHAQGLSGDSGEGYKYESY, from the exons ATGAAGTACCAC ATTTTCCTGGGATTCATCGCCGTAGTGGCCGCCTATCCTGGTATTATTCATGACGAGGCTCCTCAAATCGAAGCAAAATATGACCACCACGCTCTTATCGGAGAATCTGGTCACCACCATCAAGTAGAACATGAACACGCTAAATCACACCAGTCGATCAAgtttgagcacttccacccagTGCCTGTATACGTGAAGAAAGAACACAGCCATCTCCTGAAGCACCCGTTGGAGAAGGGCAAGTCTGAGCAGAACCTGAAGCTGATCCACCCTGAGGCTCAGCACAGTCACGGTGGCGGCCTTGTTTTGGAAGACGACAGACACGACACCGAACATCACATCGCCGGACTCGAGCACGGAGGTCTTGAACACGGTGGTCTTGAGCACGGAGGTTTCGAGCACGGAGGTTTTGAGCACGGAGGCTACGAACACCATGTCGCCGGCGGTTTAGAAGGTTACGAGGGTGGTGAGGGTCTCAAGGGGTACGCTGAACTCCACCAGCCTGAAGCCCACGGTCACTACTACGAGCATGCTCAGGGACTCTCTGGCGACAGCGGCGAAGGTTACAAATACGAAAGCTATTAA